The following are from one region of the Pseudomonas putida genome:
- a CDS encoding MBL fold metallo-hydrolase: MTQALSALIRETFPVGPLQCNCTLIGDPLTKKAIVVDPGGDPDKILARLLAHGLTLVSIIHTHAHFDHFLASGKLKELTGATLHLHKDDQALWDNLEMQCQMFGVPYTPVPAPDRWLGDDEELACGCGVALHTPGHTPGSMSFWFADAKLLIAGDTLFRRGIGRTDLWGGDQRAIVRSIKERLYRLDEEAIVVTGHGPDTRLGDEMRENPFVRA, encoded by the coding sequence ATGACCCAAGCCCTATCTGCGCTCATCCGCGAAACCTTCCCCGTAGGCCCTCTGCAATGCAACTGCACGCTGATCGGCGACCCACTGACCAAAAAGGCCATTGTCGTCGACCCGGGCGGTGACCCGGACAAGATCCTGGCCCGCCTGCTGGCCCACGGCCTGACGCTGGTGAGCATCATTCACACCCACGCGCACTTCGATCATTTCCTCGCTTCGGGCAAGCTCAAGGAGCTGACCGGCGCCACGCTGCACCTGCACAAGGACGACCAGGCGCTGTGGGACAACCTGGAAATGCAGTGCCAGATGTTCGGCGTGCCCTACACTCCGGTACCTGCGCCAGACCGCTGGCTGGGGGATGACGAGGAGCTGGCCTGCGGTTGTGGCGTGGCCCTGCATACACCAGGCCATACGCCGGGCTCGATGAGTTTCTGGTTTGCCGACGCCAAGCTGCTGATCGCCGGCGATACCCTGTTCCGCCGGGGCATTGGCCGTACTGATTTGTGGGGCGGCGACCAGCGGGCCATCGTCCGGTCCATCAAGGAGCGGCTGTACCGGCTCGACGAGGAGGCCATCGTGGTGACCGGCCACGGGCCCGATACCCGCCTGGGCGACGAGATGCGCGAAAACCCCTTCGTGCGTGCGTGA
- the trxB gene encoding thioredoxin-disulfide reductase translates to MSEVRHSRVIILGSGPAGYSAAVYAARANLKPLLITGMQAGGQLTTTTEVDNWPGDPHGLTGPALMQRMQEHAERFETEIVFDHINAVDLANKPFTLQGDSGKYTCDALIIATGASARYLGLPSEETFMGKGVSACATCDGFFYRNKPVAVVGGGNTAVEEALYLANIASKVTLVHRRDTFRAEKILVDKLHARVAEGKIELKLNATLDEVLGDNMGVTGARLKNNDGSSDEIKVDGVFIAIGHTPNTSLFEGQLALKDGYLVVNGGREGNATATNVEGVFAAGDVADHVYRQAITSAGAGCMAALDVERYLDGLANASF, encoded by the coding sequence ATGTCTGAAGTACGTCATTCGCGCGTCATCATTCTCGGTTCCGGCCCTGCCGGTTACAGCGCCGCGGTATACGCCGCCCGTGCCAACCTCAAGCCGCTGCTGATCACCGGCATGCAGGCCGGTGGCCAGCTGACCACCACCACCGAAGTCGACAACTGGCCGGGCGACCCGCACGGCCTGACCGGCCCTGCGCTGATGCAGCGCATGCAGGAGCACGCCGAGCGTTTCGAAACCGAAATCGTCTTCGACCACATCAACGCCGTCGACCTGGCCAACAAGCCGTTCACCCTGCAGGGTGACAGCGGCAAGTACACTTGCGACGCGCTGATCATCGCCACTGGCGCCAGCGCCCGCTACCTGGGCCTGCCGTCGGAAGAAACCTTCATGGGCAAGGGCGTTTCGGCCTGCGCTACCTGCGACGGTTTCTTCTACCGCAACAAGCCGGTTGCCGTGGTGGGCGGCGGCAACACTGCCGTGGAAGAGGCGCTGTACCTGGCCAACATCGCCAGCAAGGTGACGCTGGTGCACCGTCGCGATACCTTCCGCGCCGAAAAGATCCTGGTCGACAAGCTGCACGCCCGTGTGGCCGAGGGCAAGATCGAACTCAAGCTCAACGCCACCCTGGACGAAGTACTGGGTGACAACATGGGCGTGACCGGTGCGCGCCTGAAGAACAACGACGGCAGCAGCGACGAAATCAAGGTTGACGGCGTGTTCATCGCCATTGGCCACACCCCGAACACCTCGCTGTTCGAAGGCCAGCTGGCCCTCAAGGACGGCTACCTGGTGGTCAACGGCGGCCGTGAAGGCAACGCCACCGCCACCAACGTCGAGGGCGTGTTCGCTGCCGGTGACGTGGCTGACCACGTTTACCGCCAGGCCATTACCTCGGCCGGTGCCGGCTGCATGGCGGCGCTGGATGTCGAGCGTTACCTGGACGGGCTGGCCAACGCCTCGTTCTGA
- a CDS encoding PAS domain-containing methyl-accepting chemotaxis protein yields MFNNKLKQEIRQLREDLMSIEQVKSSLDSEMLVLQLDPQGRIEMVNGNFESEMLYRAEQLLGRNIEDIVPAHVKTLDFYQRMKGAISRGEHLNGAFRLLRGDGQEAWLRSILQPVKNSEGRIKYFTLHSSDLTRTIETSREHESLIKALMRSTAVIEFDLDGNILTANERFLATVGYRLEQIRGKHHRIFCEPEEVNSAGYQAFWDKLRRGEYVAERFKRIDAHGRVVWLEASYNPIFDAHDVLYKVVKFATVITEQVNQEQAVAEAADVAYNTSLGTDASARKATDVVTQSVSVMRGLEASMQEAAEGIQALDTQSRVIGSIIKTISDIAGQTNLLALNAAIEAARAGEQGRGFAVVADEVRQLASRTSTATEEIARVVQQNEQLAQAAVAIIDTSKRQAEQGLALADETGSVIVEIQDGAKRVVDVVGQFSSRLGQ; encoded by the coding sequence ATGTTCAACAACAAGCTCAAGCAAGAAATCCGGCAGCTGCGCGAAGACCTGATGTCCATCGAGCAGGTCAAGAGTAGCCTCGACAGCGAGATGCTGGTACTGCAACTCGACCCTCAGGGGCGGATCGAGATGGTCAACGGCAACTTCGAGAGCGAGATGCTCTACCGTGCCGAACAATTGCTTGGGCGCAACATCGAGGACATCGTCCCTGCCCATGTGAAGACGCTGGACTTCTACCAGCGCATGAAGGGCGCGATCAGCCGTGGTGAACACCTGAACGGTGCATTCCGCCTGCTGCGCGGCGATGGCCAGGAAGCCTGGTTGCGGTCGATTCTGCAGCCGGTCAAGAACAGCGAGGGGCGCATCAAGTATTTCACGCTGCACTCCAGCGACCTGACCCGCACCATCGAGACTTCGCGCGAGCATGAGAGCCTGATCAAAGCGCTGATGCGCTCCACGGCGGTGATCGAATTTGACCTCGATGGCAACATCCTCACCGCCAACGAACGGTTCCTGGCCACCGTTGGCTACCGCCTGGAACAGATTCGTGGCAAGCATCACCGCATTTTCTGTGAGCCGGAGGAGGTCAACTCGGCCGGTTACCAGGCGTTCTGGGACAAGCTGCGCCGTGGCGAGTACGTTGCCGAGCGCTTCAAGCGTATCGATGCCCATGGCCGGGTGGTCTGGCTGGAGGCATCGTACAACCCGATCTTCGATGCTCATGACGTATTGTACAAGGTGGTCAAGTTCGCCACCGTCATCACCGAGCAGGTCAACCAGGAGCAGGCGGTCGCAGAGGCGGCAGATGTCGCCTACAACACCTCGCTGGGTACCGATGCCAGCGCCCGCAAGGCCACCGATGTGGTCACCCAGAGCGTCAGCGTGATGCGCGGGCTGGAAGCGTCCATGCAAGAGGCGGCAGAGGGCATCCAGGCGCTGGATACCCAGTCGCGGGTGATTGGCTCGATCATCAAGACCATCAGCGACATTGCCGGGCAGACCAACCTGCTGGCGCTGAACGCGGCCATTGAAGCGGCCCGCGCCGGCGAGCAGGGGAGGGGCTTTGCCGTGGTTGCCGATGAAGTGCGCCAACTGGCCTCGCGTACCAGCACCGCGACCGAGGAAATCGCCCGGGTGGTGCAGCAGAACGAGCAGCTGGCCCAGGCGGCGGTGGCGATCATCGACACCAGCAAGCGTCAGGCCGAGCAGGGGCTGGCGCTGGCGGACGAGACGGGGAGCGTTATTGTCGAAATCCAGGACGGGGCAAAGCGGGTGGTGGATGTGGTGGGGCAGTTTTCCAGCCGGTTGGGGCAGTAA
- a CDS encoding tetratricopeptide repeat protein: MLQYGQKSFLIVDDFTDFRTSTRSMLRELGVRDVDTADSGEQALRMCAQKRYDVILQDFHLGDGKKNGQQVLEDLILDKHISHECIFIMVTAESSQAIVLSAIEHEPDAYLTKPFNRVGLAQRVEKLYQRKTLLKPILQALDRNRPGEVLAACAELCKRDPRLAPLCLRYRADALRNLNRFEELEKFLKAILASRPQPWVYSALGSLMHKRGQNAQAQGVYEQALKAFPIMPGLYDGMAEVLVAQGETRRAQNMLEEAVRLSPLSVRRQSTLGKLALENEDFESASKAFRHAVNQGQSSRYKDPENNLGLVQALMSKNAGFGLDARTRVEINSTLSEVAKDNPEDQGLQVRARMMKAASLQQAGDPETAAKLTEQAIQRLDKMNQFFSVDSALTVAAQLQAMGQEAAAIGVLKSCVESYGDDPKVMGRVGKLTDDPSVLNAITEAVTLNRQGVRSYQGGQLGEALQLFRKALGMQPKNISIALNTAQALLRIGGDSPPPAIMQECRDALSSVAGIPASDNRYDRYRKLHIRVFGA, from the coding sequence ATGCTGCAGTACGGGCAAAAGAGCTTTCTGATCGTCGACGACTTTACCGACTTTCGCACGTCGACCCGTTCCATGCTGCGCGAGCTGGGCGTGCGTGACGTGGACACCGCCGACAGTGGCGAGCAGGCACTGCGCATGTGCGCCCAGAAGCGCTATGACGTCATTCTGCAGGACTTCCACCTGGGTGACGGCAAGAAAAACGGCCAGCAGGTGCTCGAAGATCTGATCCTCGACAAGCACATCAGCCATGAATGCATATTCATCATGGTCACGGCCGAGAGCAGCCAGGCCATTGTCCTGAGCGCCATCGAGCACGAGCCTGATGCTTACCTGACCAAGCCGTTCAACCGGGTTGGCCTGGCCCAGCGCGTTGAGAAGCTGTACCAGCGCAAGACCCTGCTCAAGCCGATCCTGCAGGCTCTGGACCGCAATCGCCCGGGCGAAGTGCTGGCGGCCTGCGCCGAGCTGTGCAAGCGTGACCCACGCCTGGCTCCGTTGTGCCTGCGCTACCGGGCCGATGCCTTGCGCAACCTCAACCGCTTCGAGGAGCTGGAAAAGTTCCTCAAGGCCATTCTGGCCAGCCGCCCGCAGCCGTGGGTGTACTCGGCGTTGGGCAGCCTGATGCACAAGCGTGGCCAGAACGCCCAGGCCCAAGGGGTGTACGAGCAGGCGCTCAAAGCCTTCCCGATCATGCCGGGCCTGTATGATGGCATGGCCGAGGTACTGGTGGCCCAGGGTGAAACCAGGCGCGCGCAGAACATGCTCGAAGAAGCCGTGCGGCTGTCGCCGTTGTCGGTGCGCCGGCAGTCGACGTTGGGCAAGCTGGCATTGGAAAACGAAGACTTCGAGAGTGCCTCGAAGGCGTTCCGCCATGCGGTGAACCAGGGCCAGAGCTCACGCTACAAGGACCCCGAGAACAACCTGGGCCTGGTGCAGGCGCTGATGAGCAAGAACGCCGGCTTTGGCCTGGATGCGCGCACCCGGGTCGAGATCAACAGCACGCTCAGTGAAGTGGCCAAGGACAACCCCGAGGACCAGGGCCTGCAGGTGCGTGCCCGCATGATGAAGGCCGCCAGCCTGCAGCAGGCCGGCGACCCTGAAACGGCTGCCAAGCTGACTGAACAGGCGATCCAGCGCCTGGACAAGATGAACCAGTTCTTCTCGGTCGATTCGGCCCTGACCGTCGCCGCGCAGTTGCAGGCCATGGGTCAGGAAGCCGCGGCAATAGGCGTGCTGAAAAGCTGTGTGGAAAGTTATGGCGATGACCCCAAGGTCATGGGGAGGGTCGGCAAGCTGACGGACGACCCCAGCGTGCTCAATGCCATTACCGAAGCGGTCACGCTCAACCGCCAGGGGGTTCGCAGTTACCAGGGCGGGCAGCTCGGCGAGGCGTTGCAACTGTTCCGCAAGGCGCTGGGTATGCAGCCGAAGAACATCAGCATCGCCCTCAACACTGCCCAGGCGCTGCTGCGCATCGGCGGTGACAGCCCTCCGCCGGCGATCATGCAGGAATGTCGCGACGCCCTGAGCAGCGTGGCCGGCATCCCTGCCAGCGACAACCGCTACGACCGCTACCGCAAACTGCACATCCGAGTGTTCGGCGCATGA
- the pta gene encoding phosphate acetyltransferase has protein sequence MQTFFIAPTDFGVGLTSISLGLVRTLERAGLKVGFFKPIAQPHPGDTGPERSTELVARTHGIKPPVPLSLAHVERMLGDGQLDELLEEIIRLYQQACIGNDVVVVEGMVPTRHASYAARVNLHLAKSLDAEVILVSAPENEVLSELSGRVELQAQLFGGPRDPKVLGVILNKVRTDESMADFSTRLREHSPLLRGNDFRLLGCIPYQPELNAPRTRDVADLLGAQVLNAGDYEQRRMSKIIICARTVANTVPLLTSGTLVVTPGDRDDIILAVSLAAINGVPLAGLLLTSDSKPDARILGLCRGALQAGLPILSVSTGSYDTANQLNSLNREIPVDDRERAEFITDFVASHLDAAWLHQRCGTPRELRLSPAVFRYQLIQRAQQANKRIVLPEGAEPLLVQAAAICQARGIARCVLLAKPEDVDAVARAQGITLPPGLEILDPELIRGRYVEPMVELRKSKNLNAPMAEQQLEDPVVIATMMLALDEVDGLVSGLVHSTANTIRPALQLIKTAPGSSLVSSVFFMLFPEQVLVYGDCVMNPHPSAAELAEIARQSAESAQAFGIAPRVAMISYSSDSASDEEVEKVREATRLAQSAAQELLIDGPLQYDAAANPAIARDLAPGSPVAGRATVFVFPDLNTGNTTHKAVQRSADGVSLGPMLQGLRKPVNDLPRGAQVDDIVHTIALTAIQASVVR, from the coding sequence ATGCAGACATTTTTCATTGCGCCGACCGACTTCGGTGTCGGCCTGACCTCCATCAGCCTGGGCCTGGTGCGCACTTTGGAGCGCGCCGGCCTGAAGGTCGGCTTCTTCAAGCCGATCGCCCAGCCCCACCCGGGTGACACCGGCCCCGAGCGTTCCACCGAGCTGGTCGCCCGCACCCACGGCATCAAGCCCCCCGTGCCGCTGAGCCTGGCCCACGTCGAGCGCATGCTCGGCGATGGCCAGCTGGACGAGTTGCTCGAAGAAATCATCCGCCTGTACCAGCAGGCCTGTATCGGCAACGACGTGGTGGTGGTCGAAGGCATGGTACCCACGCGCCACGCCAGCTACGCGGCGCGGGTCAACCTGCACCTGGCCAAGAGCCTGGATGCCGAGGTGATCCTGGTATCGGCGCCAGAAAACGAAGTGCTCAGCGAGCTGTCCGGCCGGGTCGAGCTGCAGGCCCAGTTGTTCGGCGGCCCGCGCGACCCGAAAGTGCTCGGGGTCATCCTCAACAAGGTGCGCACCGACGAAAGCATGGCGGACTTTTCCACCCGCTTGCGCGAGCACTCGCCACTGCTGCGCGGCAACGACTTCCGCCTGCTCGGCTGCATCCCCTACCAGCCCGAACTGAACGCCCCGCGCACCCGCGACGTGGCCGACCTGCTCGGTGCCCAGGTGCTCAATGCCGGCGACTACGAGCAGCGGCGCATGAGCAAGATCATCATCTGCGCGCGCACCGTGGCCAACACGGTGCCGCTGCTGACCTCGGGCACGCTGGTAGTGACCCCGGGCGACCGTGACGACATTATCCTCGCCGTCAGCCTGGCGGCGATCAACGGCGTACCGCTGGCCGGCCTGCTGCTGACCAGCGACAGCAAACCTGACGCGCGCATCCTGGGTCTGTGCCGCGGCGCCCTGCAGGCTGGCCTGCCGATCCTGTCGGTCAGTACTGGCTCGTACGACACCGCCAACCAGCTCAATTCGCTGAACCGCGAAATCCCGGTGGATGACCGCGAGCGCGCCGAATTCATCACCGACTTCGTCGCCAGCCACCTCGACGCCGCCTGGCTGCACCAGCGTTGCGGCACCCCGCGCGAACTGCGCCTGTCGCCGGCAGTGTTCCGCTACCAACTGATCCAGCGGGCGCAGCAGGCCAACAAACGCATCGTCCTGCCGGAAGGCGCCGAGCCGCTGCTGGTGCAGGCTGCGGCCATCTGCCAGGCCCGCGGCATCGCCCGTTGCGTGCTACTGGCCAAGCCCGAGGATGTCGACGCCGTGGCCCGTGCCCAGGGCATCACCTTGCCGCCGGGCCTGGAGATTCTCGACCCCGAGTTGATTCGCGGGCGCTATGTGGAGCCGATGGTCGAGCTGCGCAAGAGCAAGAACCTCAACGCCCCAATGGCCGAGCAGCAACTGGAAGACCCGGTGGTGATCGCCACCATGATGCTGGCCCTGGACGAAGTGGACGGCCTGGTCTCGGGCCTGGTGCACTCCACTGCCAACACCATCCGCCCGGCCCTGCAGCTGATCAAGACCGCACCGGGTTCGAGCCTGGTGTCGTCGGTGTTCTTCATGCTGTTCCCCGAGCAGGTGCTGGTGTACGGCGACTGCGTGATGAACCCGCACCCAAGCGCTGCCGAACTGGCCGAAATTGCCCGGCAGAGTGCGGAGTCGGCGCAGGCCTTCGGCATCGCGCCACGGGTGGCGATGATCAGTTATTCAAGCGATTCGGCCAGCGACGAGGAAGTCGAGAAAGTGCGTGAAGCAACCCGCCTGGCACAGAGCGCGGCGCAGGAGCTGCTGATTGACGGGCCATTGCAGTATGACGCAGCGGCCAACCCGGCAATTGCACGGGACCTGGCGCCGGGAAGCCCGGTAGCCGGGCGGGCAACGGTGTTCGTGTTCCCTGACCTGAATACCGGCAACACGACCCACAAGGCGGTGCAACGCAGCGCCGACGGGGTCAGCCTGGGGCCGATGCTGCAAGGCTTGCGCAAGCCGGTGAACGACTTGCCACGCGGGGCGCAGGTTGACGACATCGTGCATACCATTGCCCTGACGGCGATACAGGCAAGCGTGGTGCGCTAA
- a CDS encoding DUF3565 domain-containing protein — translation MGQDLLQKYVERTSVTKPSPDCERTADEQRPISRITGFHQDEEGHWVAELSCGHTQHLRHQPPWQARPWVLDPVQRAQRIGQPFACGWCAQGADSATLGR, via the coding sequence ATGGGGCAAGACCTTTTGCAAAAGTATGTAGAGCGGACAAGTGTAACCAAGCCATCGCCCGATTGCGAACGCACCGCGGACGAGCAACGGCCCATCAGTCGGATCACCGGCTTCCACCAGGACGAAGAAGGCCACTGGGTGGCCGAGCTTTCCTGCGGCCACACCCAGCACTTGCGCCACCAGCCGCCGTGGCAGGCGCGCCCCTGGGTGCTTGACCCGGTCCAGCGCGCGCAGCGCATCGGTCAGCCCTTCGCTTGCGGCTGGTGCGCACAAGGGGCCGATAGCGCTACCCTTGGCCGTTAA
- the cysZ gene encoding sulfate transporter CysZ, translating to MQAPVLSGPQYLREGLKLVLSPNLRLFVLLPLAVNLLLFGGLIYFAGHQFSLWVDALMPSLPSWLSFLTYILWPLFVALVVLMVFFTFTLVANIIAAPFNGFLAEKVEVVVRGQDNFPAFSWGELVAMVPRTFGREMRKLGYFLPRAIGLFILSLIPVVNVVAAPLWLIFGVWMMAIQYIDYPADNNKMSWQDMLAWLRSKRWQSLGFGGITYLALMIPLVNVLMMPAAVAGATLFWVRERN from the coding sequence ATGCAAGCCCCTGTACTCTCTGGCCCCCAGTACCTGCGCGAAGGCCTGAAACTGGTGCTGAGCCCCAACCTGCGGTTGTTCGTGCTGTTGCCACTGGCGGTCAATCTACTGCTGTTCGGCGGCCTGATCTACTTCGCCGGGCATCAGTTCAGCCTGTGGGTGGACGCCCTGATGCCGAGCCTGCCTAGCTGGCTGAGCTTCCTCACCTACATCCTCTGGCCGCTGTTCGTCGCCCTGGTGGTGCTGATGGTGTTCTTCACCTTCACTCTGGTGGCCAACATCATTGCCGCGCCGTTCAATGGCTTTCTGGCGGAAAAGGTCGAGGTGGTGGTGCGTGGCCAGGACAACTTCCCGGCGTTCAGCTGGGGCGAACTGGTGGCCATGGTGCCACGTACCTTCGGCCGTGAAATGCGCAAGCTGGGCTACTTCCTGCCGCGGGCAATCGGCCTGTTCATCCTGTCGCTGATCCCGGTGGTCAACGTGGTGGCTGCGCCGCTATGGCTGATCTTCGGCGTATGGATGATGGCTATCCAGTACATCGACTACCCGGCAGACAACAACAAGATGAGCTGGCAGGACATGCTGGCCTGGCTGCGCAGCAAGCGCTGGCAGTCGCTGGGCTTTGGCGGCATAACCTACCTGGCGCTAATGATTCCGCTGGTCAACGTGCTGATGATGCCGGCGGCGGTGGCGGGGGCTACGTTGTTCTGGGTGCGGGAGCGCAACTGA
- a CDS encoding HAMP domain-containing sensor histidine kinase produces MNQDNQGLDFSTVIASTVHDLKNTLSALIQSHNQWVQRLPEELRGGAEQGVMEHEFRHLNGMLVQLLGLYKLGVNQLPVCPDYHELDDFIEAQLAAHEEVLKHKDILATWRIDTDNPLGFFDRELVASVIANVITNATRFAAHALLITIEEADNQLVICVNDDGPGYPQRMLERQEEFIQGIDSTSGSTGLGLYFAARIAALHESGGVRGRIEISNGGALGGGLFRLFLP; encoded by the coding sequence ATGAATCAAGACAATCAGGGGCTGGATTTTTCCACGGTGATCGCCTCCACCGTGCACGACCTGAAGAATACCCTGTCGGCGCTGATCCAGTCCCACAACCAGTGGGTGCAGCGCTTGCCCGAGGAACTGCGCGGTGGTGCCGAGCAAGGGGTGATGGAGCATGAGTTTCGCCACCTCAACGGCATGCTGGTGCAGTTGCTGGGGTTGTACAAACTGGGTGTGAACCAGCTACCGGTGTGCCCGGATTACCACGAACTGGACGACTTCATCGAAGCCCAGTTGGCCGCCCACGAGGAAGTGCTCAAGCACAAGGACATCCTTGCTACCTGGCGCATCGACACCGACAACCCGCTGGGTTTCTTCGACCGTGAACTGGTGGCCTCGGTGATCGCCAACGTCATCACCAATGCCACCCGCTTTGCCGCGCATGCCTTGCTGATCACCATCGAAGAGGCAGACAACCAGCTGGTCATCTGTGTCAACGATGACGGCCCGGGTTATCCACAACGCATGCTCGAACGCCAGGAAGAATTCATCCAGGGTATCGACTCGACCAGCGGCAGTACCGGCCTGGGCCTGTACTTTGCGGCGCGGATCGCGGCACTGCATGAAAGCGGCGGGGTGCGCGGGCGGATCGAGATCTCCAATGGCGGGGCGCTTGGGGGGGGGTTGTTCAGGTTGTTCTTGCCTTGA
- a CDS encoding glutathione peroxidase, whose amino-acid sequence MSAFHDLKLDALNGGELPLAPFKGQVVLVVNVASKCGLTPQYKALENLYQVYKDKGFNVLGLPCNQFAGQEPGSEKEIQEFCSLNYGVSFPLGGKLEVNGPQRHSLYRLLAGEGAEFPGDITWNFEKFLVGKDGRVLARFSPRTAPDDPAVVQAIEKALA is encoded by the coding sequence ATGAGTGCATTTCACGACCTGAAACTGGACGCGTTGAACGGCGGGGAGCTGCCCCTCGCACCGTTCAAGGGCCAAGTGGTGCTGGTGGTCAACGTTGCCTCCAAGTGTGGGCTCACGCCGCAATACAAGGCCCTGGAAAATCTCTACCAGGTTTACAAGGACAAGGGTTTCAACGTGCTTGGCCTGCCGTGCAACCAGTTTGCCGGCCAGGAGCCGGGCAGCGAAAAGGAAATCCAGGAGTTCTGCAGCCTCAACTATGGGGTGAGCTTCCCGCTGGGTGGCAAACTGGAGGTCAACGGGCCGCAGCGCCACTCGCTGTACCGCCTGCTGGCGGGTGAGGGGGCGGAGTTCCCGGGCGACATAACCTGGAATTTCGAGAAGTTTCTGGTGGGCAAGGACGGGCGGGTACTGGCGCGTTTTTCGCCGCGCACGGCACCGGATGATCCGGCGGTGGTACAGGCTATCGAGAAAGCCTTGGCCTGA
- a CDS encoding peptidylprolyl isomerase, with product MLIAANKAVSIDYTLTNDAGETIDSSAGGAPLVYLHGAGNIIPGLEKALEGKQAGDELNVSIEPEEAYGEYLAELVSTLNRSLFEGVDELEVGMQFHASAPDGQMQIVTIRDIDGDDVTVDGNHPLAGQRLTFQVKVVNVRDASDEEIAHRHIHGEGGHHH from the coding sequence ATGCTGATCGCCGCCAACAAGGCTGTCTCCATCGACTATACCCTGACCAACGACGCCGGGGAGACCATCGACAGCTCCGCCGGCGGTGCACCGCTGGTTTACCTGCACGGTGCCGGCAATATCATCCCGGGCCTGGAAAAAGCCCTGGAAGGCAAGCAGGCCGGTGACGAACTGAACGTTTCCATCGAGCCGGAAGAGGCCTACGGCGAATACCTGGCCGAACTGGTCAGCACCCTGAACCGCAGCCTGTTCGAAGGCGTCGACGAGCTGGAAGTGGGCATGCAGTTCCACGCTTCGGCGCCGGATGGCCAAATGCAGATCGTCACCATCCGTGACATCGACGGCGACGACGTGACCGTTGACGGCAACCACCCGCTGGCAGGTCAGCGCCTGACCTTCCAGGTCAAGGTAGTCAACGTGCGTGACGCCAGCGATGAAGAAATCGCTCACCGTCACATCCACGGTGAAGGTGGCCATCACCACTGA
- a CDS encoding OmpA family protein: MFTMRRLIIVATAAALMTGCAGQNPYDSQGQAQGSTGMSKTAKYGGLGALAGAIAGAAIDHNNRGKGALIGAAAVGAAAAGYGYYADKQEAELRAQMANTGVEVQRQGDQIKLIMPGNITFATDSANIAPSFYSPLNNLAGSFKQFNQNTIEVVGFTDSTGSRQHNMDLSQRRAQAVSTYLTSQGVDASRISVRGMGPDQPIASNADANGRAQNRRVEVNLKPIPGQQYDQGQVQQ; this comes from the coding sequence ATGTTCACCATGCGTCGTCTGATTATCGTCGCAACCGCCGCTGCCCTGATGACCGGCTGTGCCGGCCAGAACCCTTATGACAGCCAGGGGCAGGCGCAGGGCTCCACCGGGATGAGCAAAACCGCCAAGTACGGCGGCCTGGGCGCGCTGGCCGGTGCTATCGCCGGTGCTGCCATCGATCACAACAACCGGGGCAAGGGTGCACTGATTGGCGCCGCCGCCGTGGGTGCCGCCGCAGCCGGTTACGGCTACTACGCTGACAAGCAGGAAGCCGAACTGCGCGCGCAGATGGCCAACACCGGTGTGGAAGTGCAGCGCCAGGGTGACCAGATCAAACTGATCATGCCGGGCAACATCACCTTCGCCACCGACTCGGCCAACATCGCGCCAAGCTTCTACTCGCCGCTGAACAACCTGGCCGGCTCGTTCAAACAGTTCAACCAGAACACCATCGAAGTGGTTGGCTTCACCGACAGCACTGGCAGCCGCCAGCACAACATGGACCTGTCCCAGCGCCGTGCGCAGGCGGTCAGCACCTACCTGACTTCGCAGGGTGTGGATGCCTCGCGTATCTCGGTACGTGGCATGGGCCCGGACCAGCCGATCGCCAGCAACGCCGACGCCAATGGCCGCGCGCAGAACCGTCGTGTGGAAGTGAACCTGAAGCCGATTCCGGGTCAGCAGTATGACCAGGGGCAGGTTCAGCAGTAA